The proteins below come from a single Mycobacterium parmense genomic window:
- a CDS encoding adenylate/guanylate cyclase domain-containing protein: MFSETRYALNGDLRVAYRTSREGPRDIVFVPNWFTCCELIPELPSLQGWVDAMTSLGRLVFFDQPGTGASDPVAPGALPTLEQWADSITAVLDDLGSSEAVLLAWDGAFGTAALFAATHPSRTSALVVLEGNADTSSVADPQEVIAGIVAMWGTGEWQHVLNPDMSWNEEIRATFARMERLAASPATVTRMVPLLSEVDVRAVLPTIRVPTMVVHHTEDAILVPAMGKYIADHIPGAKYVELPGRNMYHFVEPWRESFQEIAAFLTGHQAEVADDRVLATVLFTDIVDSTRRAATLGDRDWHALLDAHDAIVRSQLTRFRGREVNTSGDGFLAVFDGPQRAIRCAMAIRDALQALGIQVRAGLHTGECELRDEDIGGIAVHIGARVSALAGPNEVLVSSTLRDLVIGSGLEFEDRGTHQLKGVPGEWRIFAVTS, from the coding sequence ATGTTCTCGGAGACGCGCTACGCGCTGAACGGGGATCTGCGCGTCGCCTATCGCACGTCACGCGAAGGTCCTCGCGACATCGTGTTCGTCCCGAATTGGTTCACGTGCTGCGAGCTAATTCCGGAGCTGCCGTCCCTTCAAGGGTGGGTCGATGCGATGACGTCGCTCGGTCGGCTCGTCTTCTTCGACCAGCCGGGCACGGGAGCATCCGATCCCGTCGCGCCGGGCGCGCTGCCGACCTTGGAGCAATGGGCAGACAGCATCACCGCGGTGCTCGACGATCTCGGGAGCAGCGAAGCGGTCCTCCTTGCGTGGGACGGCGCGTTCGGGACGGCTGCGCTGTTCGCGGCGACGCATCCGTCCCGCACCAGCGCGCTGGTCGTGCTTGAGGGCAACGCGGATACGTCGAGCGTCGCCGACCCCCAGGAAGTCATCGCCGGGATTGTGGCGATGTGGGGCACGGGCGAGTGGCAGCATGTCTTGAATCCGGACATGTCGTGGAACGAGGAGATCCGGGCGACGTTCGCCCGGATGGAGCGTCTGGCGGCGAGCCCAGCAACGGTAACTCGGATGGTGCCACTTTTGTCCGAAGTGGATGTGCGAGCGGTTCTTCCGACGATCCGCGTGCCGACCATGGTCGTCCACCACACCGAAGACGCGATACTCGTGCCCGCGATGGGCAAGTACATCGCGGACCACATACCGGGCGCGAAGTACGTCGAACTGCCGGGCCGCAACATGTATCACTTCGTCGAACCATGGCGCGAGTCGTTCCAAGAGATCGCCGCGTTCCTTACCGGCCACCAAGCCGAAGTGGCCGACGACCGGGTGCTGGCAACGGTGCTTTTCACCGACATCGTGGACTCGACACGCCGCGCCGCAACGTTGGGCGACCGGGACTGGCATGCGTTGCTCGATGCGCACGATGCCATCGTCAGGTCGCAGCTGACTCGGTTTCGAGGCCGCGAGGTGAACACCTCCGGAGACGGTTTCCTGGCGGTGTTCGACGGCCCGCAGCGAGCGATCCGCTGCGCCATGGCGATCCGCGACGCCTTGCAAGCACTCGGCATCCAGGTGCGCGCCGGGCTGCACACCGGCGAATGCGAGCTACGCGACGAGGACATCGGCGGTATCGCCGTGCACATCGGGGCGCGCGTGAGCGCACTGGCAGGGCCGAATGAGGTACTCGTGTCGAGTACGCTGCGCGACCTGGTTATCGGGTCAGGGCTGGAATTCGAAGACCGGGGCACGCACCAACTGAAGGGCGTACCCGGTGAATGGCGCATCTTCGCCGTCACTTCTTAG